From a single Sander vitreus isolate 19-12246 chromosome 2, sanVit1, whole genome shotgun sequence genomic region:
- the LOC144528688 gene encoding GTPase IMAP family member 9-like, whose protein sequence is MDSNFGWSRNNEDMRIVMVGKTGIGKSATGNTILGRQCFESKFSAKSMTVDCSKGKAEVDGQKVAVIDTPGLFDTRFGKDRTTKDICQCISYAAPGPHVFLVVIRLGRYTDEEKQTVQRIQEIFGQAADRYSMVLFTHGDQLEDTTIDDFLMESSDLQELVARCNGQYHVFNNKLKDRSQVTELLRKIRNLNQKNGGSHYTNEMFQEAERAVEEEKQRILKEKEELIRKEKEELERKLQEKYEKQMKKMDEQLQAERERERKEREEERKRERQEMNEERKREKEERELERKTDREERERETANLMNKMKEQHEKELREEKEKLQNRHESEAREEAEGFNPLHHLLALVDAGMKVVGAITSLGKAIGRWF, encoded by the exons ATGGACAGCAATTTTG GTTGGAGCAGAAATAATGAGGATATGAGGATAGTTATGGTGGGGAAGACAGGAATTGGGAAGAGTGCCACTGGAAACACCATTCTGGGACGACAGTGCTTTGAATCAAAGTTCAGTGCAAAGTCTATGACTGTAGACTGTTCCAAGGGCAAAGCTGAGGTGGATGGGCAAAAGGTAGCTGTTATTGACACCCCAGGCCTGTTTGACACCAGGTTTGGCAAGGATAGAACAACTAAAGATATATGCCAGTGCATCTCTTATGCTGCTCCTGGACCCCATGTGTTCCTGGTGGTCATCCGGCTGGGCAGATACACCGATGAGGAAAAGCAGACAGTGCAAAGGATTCAAGAAATCTTTGGACAGGCTGCAGACAGATACAGCATGGTTCTCTTTACTCATGGGGACCAACTTGAAGACACAACTATTGACGACTTCTTGATGGAATCCTCAGACCTGCAAGAACTCGTGGCCAGATGTAATGGCCAGTACCATGTCTTCAATAATAAGCTGAAGGATCGCTCTCAGGTCACTGAGCTGCTCCGGAAGATCAGAAATTTAAACCAGAAGAACGGAGGAAGCCACTACACAAACGAGATGTTCCAAGAGGCCGAGAGGGCAGTCGAAGAGGAGAAACAACGCATcctgaaagagaaagaagagctaATAcgcaaagaaaaagaggaattgGAGAGAAAACTTcaggaaaaatatgaaaaacagatGAAGAAAATGGATGAACAACTtcaggctgagagagagagggagaggaaagagagagaggaggagaggaagagggagaggcaggaaatgaatgaggagagaaagagggagaaggaggagagagaattagagagaaagacagacagagaggagagagaaagggagactgCAAACCTGATGAATAAAATGAAGGAACAGCATGAGAAAGAactgagagaggaaaaagaaaagttgcAGAACAGACATGAAAGTGAGGCCAGAGAGGAAGCTGAGGGCTTTAATCCATTGCATCATCTGTTAGCACTGGTTGATGCTGGCATGAAGGTAGTTGGAGCAATTACATCTTTGGGAAAAGCAATTGGGAGATGGTTCTAA